A genome region from Labrus mixtus chromosome 9, fLabMix1.1, whole genome shotgun sequence includes the following:
- the tbrg1 gene encoding transforming growth factor beta regulator 1 isoform X2 has translation MESLNSFESEMEADVQGNYSLFPALDSIASLSGSGETLESEPPSEIAEKPNLTWLDAAQIVLEEAGRPMHIKEIKQRIIDRGLVQSNAKSSLEAVMYRETQKGSRRFKRIENRNGVFALLTDEQRQQALQAFAAQSFLGSPHQNTISSSGSGASGPAFPSPTSSSGRKTKMKRGPRKTQNEKYRLKYLRLRKAARAMIFENAALCDEVAHLEEKFLRAKEERRFLLKSLLQYQTFSEGEILPTPGTSSHPVVPPVALTSGPAGGSGQSGGQNHVSVGSTGEEGALKKPKKERKERGRENGKEEIPKKMSKKRKLADGSRKLVQPISLDSCGRPVFPIVLGGLTVYSLGEIITDRMLFHDECAIYPVGFCSTRVFASKKNPDQQCLYTCQIKDGGAGPQFEIVPEEDPQNAIVASSALTCHSNLLKAVASVSSRSVVPIMPSGADFFGFSHPTIQNLIQSCPGARKCSNYRWIRFEVCRPGDGQVPHSLSEDDASVNFEAYQRHQGFEENIKTEHIPDGTVS, from the exons ATGGAGTCTCtcaactcttttgaatctgAGATGGAGGCTGATGTGCAGGGAAACTACTCTCTGTTTCCAGCTCTGGACAGCATCGCAAGTCTGTCTGGAAGCGGTGAAACTTTGGAGAG tGAACCACCAAGTGAAATAGCAGAAAAGCCAAACCTTACATGGCTCGATGCTGCACAG ATTGTTTTAGAAGAAGCTGGGCGTCCCATGCAtataaaagaaatcaaacagagaATCATCGACAGGGGACTTGTTCAATCCAA TGCAAAATCAAGTTTGGAGGCAGTTATGTATCGTGAG ACACAAAAAGGCAGCAGGAGATTCAAGAGGATTGAGAACAGAAACGGAGTCTTTGCCTTGCTG ACTGATGAGCAGCGGCAGCAGGCTCTACAAGCCTTTGCTGCGCAGTCTTTCCTCGGCTCTCCACATCAAAACACCATTTCCAGTTCTGGATCAGGCGCCTCTGGCCCCGCCTTCCCATCTCCCACCAGTTCCTCAGGGCGTAAGACAAAGATGAAGAGAGGTCCGAGGAAAACCCAAAATGAGAAGTACCGACTTAAGTACCTCAGACTGCGTAAAGCTGCTCGTGCCATGATATTT GAGAATGCAGCTCTCTGTGATGAAGTCGCTCACTTAGAAGAGAAGTTTTTAAGAGCAAAGGAGGAGCGGAG GTTTTTACTGAAGTCGTTGTTGCAGTACCAAACTTTTTCAGAGGGAGAGATACTACCAACACCTGGCACAAGCTCTCACCCAGTTGTCCCACCCGTGGCATTAACCTCAGGTCCTGCTGGGGGTTCGGGCCAATCCGGGGGTCAGAACCATGTGTCAGTGGGTTCAACGGGGGAAGAGGGAGCTCTTAAAAAACcaaagaaggaaaggaaagagcgGGGCAGGGAAAATGGAAAGGAAGAAA ttcCAAAGAAGATGTCAAAGAAGAGAAAGCTGGCAGACGGTTCACGGAAGCTGGTGCAGCCCATCTCTCTGGACTCGTGTGGTCGTCCTGTCTTCCCCATCGTCCTGGGAGGTTTAACAGTCTACAGTCTGGGAGAG ATCATCACAGACAGAATGTTGTTCCATGATGAGTGTGCCATCTATCCGGTGGGCTTCTGCAGCACAAGGGTCTTTGCCAGCAAGAAGAACCCTGACCAGCAGTGCCTCTACACCTGCCAGATCAAGGATGGGGGAGCAGGACCACAG TTTGAGATTGTACCTGAAGAAGATCCTCAGAATGCCATCGTTGCCTCCTCTGCCCTGACGTGTCACTCCAACCTTCTGAAGGCCGTTGCATCTGTCAG CTCCAGGTCTGTGGTGCCAATCATGCCATCAGGAGCTGACTTCTTTGGCTTTTCACACCCCACAATCCAGAACCTTATCCAGAGCTGCCCTGGAGCACGCAAATGTAGCAA CTATCGGTGGATACGTTTTGAGGTGTGTCGCCCTGGGGACGGCCAGGTTCCTCACAGCCTATCAGAGGATGACGCCTCGGTCAACTTTGAGGCCTATCAGAGACACCAGGGCTTTGAGGAGAACATCAAGACTGAGCACATACCAG ATGGCACAGTCTCCTAG
- the tbrg1 gene encoding transforming growth factor beta regulator 1 isoform X1, translating to MESLNSFESEMEADVQGNYSLFPALDSIASLSGSGETLESEPPSEIAEKPNLTWLDAAQIVLEEAGRPMHIKEIKQRIIDRGLVQSNAKSSLEAVMYRETQKGSRRFKRIENRNGVFALLTDEQRQQALQAFAAQSFLGSPHQNTISSSGSGASGPAFPSPTSSSGRKTKMKRGPRKTQNEKYRLKYLRLRKAARAMIFENAALCDEVAHLEEKFLRAKEERRFLLKSLLQYQTFSEGEILPTPGTSSHPVVPPVALTSGPAGGSGQSGGQNHVSVGSTGEEGALKKPKKERKERGRENGKEEIPKKMSKKRKLADGSRKLVQPISLDSCGRPVFPIVLGGLTVYSLGEIITDRMLFHDECAIYPVGFCSTRVFASKKNPDQQCLYTCQIKDGGAGPQFEIVPEEDPQNAIVASSALTCHSNLLKAVASVSSRSVVPIMPSGADFFGFSHPTIQNLIQSCPGARKCSNYRWIRFEVCRPGDGQVPHSLSEDDASVNFEAYQRHQGFEENIKTEHIPGQMAQSPSSAHQHHLMSPTVKTSASYFSP from the exons ATGGAGTCTCtcaactcttttgaatctgAGATGGAGGCTGATGTGCAGGGAAACTACTCTCTGTTTCCAGCTCTGGACAGCATCGCAAGTCTGTCTGGAAGCGGTGAAACTTTGGAGAG tGAACCACCAAGTGAAATAGCAGAAAAGCCAAACCTTACATGGCTCGATGCTGCACAG ATTGTTTTAGAAGAAGCTGGGCGTCCCATGCAtataaaagaaatcaaacagagaATCATCGACAGGGGACTTGTTCAATCCAA TGCAAAATCAAGTTTGGAGGCAGTTATGTATCGTGAG ACACAAAAAGGCAGCAGGAGATTCAAGAGGATTGAGAACAGAAACGGAGTCTTTGCCTTGCTG ACTGATGAGCAGCGGCAGCAGGCTCTACAAGCCTTTGCTGCGCAGTCTTTCCTCGGCTCTCCACATCAAAACACCATTTCCAGTTCTGGATCAGGCGCCTCTGGCCCCGCCTTCCCATCTCCCACCAGTTCCTCAGGGCGTAAGACAAAGATGAAGAGAGGTCCGAGGAAAACCCAAAATGAGAAGTACCGACTTAAGTACCTCAGACTGCGTAAAGCTGCTCGTGCCATGATATTT GAGAATGCAGCTCTCTGTGATGAAGTCGCTCACTTAGAAGAGAAGTTTTTAAGAGCAAAGGAGGAGCGGAG GTTTTTACTGAAGTCGTTGTTGCAGTACCAAACTTTTTCAGAGGGAGAGATACTACCAACACCTGGCACAAGCTCTCACCCAGTTGTCCCACCCGTGGCATTAACCTCAGGTCCTGCTGGGGGTTCGGGCCAATCCGGGGGTCAGAACCATGTGTCAGTGGGTTCAACGGGGGAAGAGGGAGCTCTTAAAAAACcaaagaaggaaaggaaagagcgGGGCAGGGAAAATGGAAAGGAAGAAA ttcCAAAGAAGATGTCAAAGAAGAGAAAGCTGGCAGACGGTTCACGGAAGCTGGTGCAGCCCATCTCTCTGGACTCGTGTGGTCGTCCTGTCTTCCCCATCGTCCTGGGAGGTTTAACAGTCTACAGTCTGGGAGAG ATCATCACAGACAGAATGTTGTTCCATGATGAGTGTGCCATCTATCCGGTGGGCTTCTGCAGCACAAGGGTCTTTGCCAGCAAGAAGAACCCTGACCAGCAGTGCCTCTACACCTGCCAGATCAAGGATGGGGGAGCAGGACCACAG TTTGAGATTGTACCTGAAGAAGATCCTCAGAATGCCATCGTTGCCTCCTCTGCCCTGACGTGTCACTCCAACCTTCTGAAGGCCGTTGCATCTGTCAG CTCCAGGTCTGTGGTGCCAATCATGCCATCAGGAGCTGACTTCTTTGGCTTTTCACACCCCACAATCCAGAACCTTATCCAGAGCTGCCCTGGAGCACGCAAATGTAGCAA CTATCGGTGGATACGTTTTGAGGTGTGTCGCCCTGGGGACGGCCAGGTTCCTCACAGCCTATCAGAGGATGACGCCTCGGTCAACTTTGAGGCCTATCAGAGACACCAGGGCTTTGAGGAGAACATCAAGACTGAGCACATACCAG GACAGATGGCACAGTCTCCTAGCTCTGCTCATCAACACCACCTGATGTCCCCTACAGTGAAGACCTCCGCCTCATATTTCAGCCCCTGA